In the genome of Spirochaetae bacterium HGW-Spirochaetae-1, one region contains:
- a CDS encoding GntR family transcriptional regulator, with the protein MMVQPGKHNKLKVLKVHESGVLLDGEDYGQVKLHPREAPAGCKAGDIIIVFLYQDAGGTLKATTREPHAEVGQFALLKVVSVNETGAFLDWGLPKDLLVPFREQHKKMEEGKTYVVHIYFDETSGRIVASSKLNRFVDKSPIAAKEGEEVDLLICGRTDLGYKAVINGRHMGVLYKNEVFRSLHTGEPVKGFIKKIRDDGKIDLTLHKPGFKKVNTLSKVILERLRNEGGFIAVNDKSPQELIYRLFGESKTTFKTAIGNLYKKRKISIDKDGIRLAEDKGNADRGER; encoded by the coding sequence AGAGGATTACGGTCAGGTGAAGCTGCACCCCAGGGAGGCTCCCGCGGGATGCAAGGCCGGTGATATAATCATTGTTTTTCTTTACCAGGATGCCGGCGGGACGCTGAAGGCCACGACCCGGGAGCCCCATGCTGAAGTGGGGCAGTTTGCCCTTTTAAAAGTGGTGTCGGTCAATGAGACCGGTGCTTTTCTCGACTGGGGTCTGCCCAAGGATCTCCTGGTTCCTTTCCGGGAACAGCACAAAAAGATGGAAGAGGGAAAAACCTACGTGGTCCATATTTATTTTGATGAAACGAGCGGCCGGATCGTCGCCTCGTCAAAGCTGAACAGGTTCGTCGATAAAAGCCCCATAGCCGCAAAGGAGGGGGAGGAAGTTGACCTGTTAATCTGCGGACGTACTGACCTGGGATACAAGGCCGTCATCAACGGCAGGCATATGGGTGTGCTGTATAAAAATGAGGTGTTCCGGTCGCTGCATACCGGGGAGCCCGTCAAGGGATTCATTAAAAAGATACGTGATGACGGAAAAATCGATCTGACGCTCCATAAGCCCGGATTTAAAAAGGTGAACACCTTGTCAAAGGTGATCCTGGAAAGGCTCAGGAATGAGGGCGGCTTTATTGCCGTGAACGATAAAAGTCCACAGGAACTGATTTACCGTCTCTTCGGTGAAAGCAAGACTACTTTCAAGACCGCCATAGGCAATCTCTATAAGAAAAGAAAAATATCCATTGATAAGGACGGCATAAGGCTTGCCGAAGACAAGGGGAACGCTGATCGGGGTGAGCGATAA